From the genome of Bordetella sp. H567, one region includes:
- a CDS encoding YceD family protein, translating to MVKETLVGQTRAARAGIIDAFDFARVGKEASGSLPLARFGRAMEGLPLQPRDETGEVRWVVRGETGRQGESLLHLHVRAAPVLVCQRCMEPFVYPIDAHVSLHLVKSEAELDNGLDEAALEADDGADDIDDAPEKVVGSRHFDLLEQVEDELVLNIPYVPRHDVCPDTPLKTSAGPAPDEADAEKRPSPFAVLEKLKQKH from the coding sequence GTGGTGAAGGAAACCCTGGTGGGGCAAACCCGGGCCGCGCGAGCCGGCATTATCGACGCGTTCGATTTTGCGCGCGTGGGCAAGGAAGCTTCAGGCAGTCTGCCGCTGGCCCGGTTCGGGCGCGCGATGGAAGGGTTGCCGTTGCAGCCGCGCGACGAAACGGGCGAAGTACGCTGGGTCGTGCGCGGCGAAACAGGCAGGCAGGGCGAATCGCTGTTGCATCTGCATGTGCGGGCCGCGCCGGTGCTGGTTTGCCAGCGTTGCATGGAGCCTTTTGTTTACCCCATCGATGCGCACGTAAGTCTGCATCTGGTGAAATCCGAAGCCGAACTCGATAACGGCCTCGACGAAGCCGCCCTGGAGGCGGACGACGGCGCGGACGATATCGACGATGCGCCGGAAAAAGTGGTCGGTTCCCGTCATTTCGATCTGCTGGAGCAGGTCGAAGACGAACTGGTCCTGAATATCCCCTACGTGCCCAGGCATGATGTATGTCCGGACACGCCGCTGAAGACCAGCGCCGGCCCCGCGCCGGACGAAGCCGACGCGGAAAAGCGTCCATCGCCGTTCGCGGTGCTGGAAAAATTGAAGCAAAAACATTGA
- the rpmF gene encoding 50S ribosomal protein L32, whose translation MAVQQNKKSPSKRGMHRSHDFLTAPSTAIEPNTGETHLRHHISPNGFYRGRKVIKTKSDE comes from the coding sequence ATGGCTGTTCAACAAAACAAGAAGTCCCCGTCCAAGCGTGGGATGCACCGCTCGCACGATTTCCTGACCGCGCCGTCCACGGCGATCGAACCCAATACGGGCGAGACGCATCTGCGTCACCACATCAGCCCGAACGGTTTCTATCGCGGCCGCAAAGTCATCAAGACCAAGAGCGACGAATAA